In Metopolophium dirhodum isolate CAU chromosome 5, ASM1992520v1, whole genome shotgun sequence, the sequence ACAAGATTTGGTTTGTTATccttgaatttattattaatgctgttttaaaagtaaaaaaaaagttaaagaattaaataattttcttaatttaattgtaaatgaaaaattatagaatttggatataattttatactacatTTAATAGCTACTTAGAACTTACATATCAGCATTAGCAACGTATTTGTCATTCAATCGAGTTGCACTACCAGCCCCATGTAATatctaacaaaatataaatattaacattttttaaaaaaaacatactaacatgattaataaattagactcattatttaatacactttatatatttttgtttgcatGGTTAAATTTCATTAATCAACATTCGTTCTCATTTTTACAgaactcacattttttttaagcttcATCGCATAACCACTGCCCGCCACAAAAACTTAGCAAACATTAatgtctaattttttttagttattttaagaaatttgtgttctggtataatattaaatttttaagaatatctataattttttttcctgtttgCCTCTGATCTGTTAACATGTATGCTTcatctatactctgttcaaacgAGATAACGCCTAATTTCTGTGCATGTAGACTGACGGCTAAGTGCTTGTCTAGGTCCCATTTTCTCCTTAACATTACTAAAGCTTTGACACACAACTGTTTCCTGCCAAATGCCACTGATTTCTTCTGTTGGTTGGTGGGGATGGGCAGAATTAACCGATTTTCATCTGGCAGCTGTGTGTTCTCTCGTTCAATAGAGTAtagttttatcttttaatatttttcataacatcATAACCAAACCCATTCCTCTAAATCTCTATTCAAATTTAGTATgcgtttgttttatatttgtaagcTTATTCATACTTGTGATATTGGGCTTAActcataatagttaatataaagtaaataaataaataattattcatacatCAGACATGGAGTCATTGTGTTTATTAGCAGCATGGCGTCCATACGTAGGTTTGTTTCTGTATCCACTTGtgctaaaatacataaaaaatctaatataatgattgtatattactattagaataataaataaattatcaaatagatTATAGTCATGCAGGGGCACATATAGAAATATCTTATGAGTCATGGGGGAGGGGGGTACAAACAACAAATTCCATTCATGcatggttataagttataattagattttaaatctcaaaataatgtcataatttataaccaaattatcaaaatacacGTGTTTGATAGaaacataacatataatttaaatagtaagaAAGGTTTATACTctgtaataaaaagtataaaatacgatgaattgggggggggggggggcactggGCATTGTGACCCCTCTTAAATACGCCCCTGGTTATAGTCCAATAAGTAACAGGTACATTCTGCTGCAATTGGTTCACATTTTATCATTAAACTTAACTACCAACATTCtataataatgcaaataatGATATCtcaaataagttatttttttaaaatcgaaaacaCCTTACCTGTCAAATTTATCTTTTAGTTGTGTTAATCCTAAAAACATAATAgagaaaatagtttaaaaaatatgtgatatAGGTAGCCATAAAAATAGCAATTAAagtgtatcaaatttaaagtgttATTACCTGGAGTATCAAAAAACTcttcaaatattacaaaattattccCTTGATCGACTAACTTTTTAAGTGAATAATGTTTTTGCATGAattgcaacattttttttgaaggTTTATCTATAGCTAATTGTTTAGCTTCTAACTCGTTATCCTAAAAATTATTAaccgttaaaattatatttaagagtaaagaaaatatttaaatggtatGTTTACCTTTAACATGTATTCAACTAGTTTATTTCCATATCCTTGACGTTGTCTAGTTTCATGAATGTAAAAGTCAAGTAAACAATATACCATAGCTTCAGAACGTGAACCTTTTTTGTCaaaaagatataattttttccatcCCATTTTCAAAATACCAACAATAACAAATGTcctaaaaatttcatattagTGATTACTGACcagtgtaggtaggtatattataggtaaatactcACTAGTAAATAGGCGGTaagtgttataataaataaaataaatcggggggggggggggggagagctTGATGGGGCTTAGCCTcccccacaaaaaaaatatacagttttttaGTTGTGTGGGATTGAAGCCCGGGGCTCTcattgatgttaaaaatataccaattataagattaataaatataatataataatatacatactctTCATTTGTTTGTTCTGacaataaatagattatatgatcagattttgataatttttctgcAGTTGTTATAGGCATTTTTAAATCCTGTGCTCTGGCAGATGCTTTACCCATTTCGTCAATAATCATTGCAACTTTCCTTTGTAagctgtaaaaataaaacaattatattgctGGTAGGTAATATAACCGTTGTAAAACATGCATGATTTTAAATCATACTTTTCATCCTCTTCGCAGCCAAGCGGTGTTAATGTATGATCAATTTTCGCGATTCCTCCTTCAGCCAAATCTTTTATATCGAATTTGAATTCCATTGCAGAGGGTTTTGTGAAAAATCTATAAAACgtgataaatatgaaataagttTGGGTATTCAATAAAAATCGAATAGGCAactagatatttaaaaacactGAATCTAGTTCGATTACTTCGGTTTGAACGgagcaaataataattaaatataaaataaatgaataaacatatacctactatttaaataACTGGTAAAAAATACGAACTGTCGCCGAACTAACgagggtaggtataataatagtggTAGAGTGCGTTGACTTGCTAATGCAGAATACAACTATGGGCCATGGGGGTAGGTATAGCAGGAACGGCAGCGATATTATGCGAATTTCGAGTAGGGCTGTCTTAGTTATTGATTTTCTTTTATAGGGTTGTGCAGCAGTAGCTACTGCCGCTGCAGATGTTTCTATACCGCGGTAACTGTATTAACGTTACCACACACCCTAGTACCCTACCACCGCGACTTTGAGCTTTtcggcaaaaaaatttttttattatttttaagttaaaaataaaaataatagttaataatgaacaatatcACAATGTCTTACAATCTATTTGTCCTCTTATACACACCCGTAATTAGTAGGCAGTAACTAGCCGCCTGCAGTAGGcagttatattttgtatatttacctTCAATAATTGGTTGTTGCACTCGGCCTTTCAATTATACGTTTGTAAATTTATACACCTTTGGCCTTTGGcgtttatactaaattatacacCTCATTTCTAAACAACAAACGTACTTGCAAACTATttgaataggtaaatataaaccTATAATGTTGTCCTATGTTTATGGTATATAACTCTATAGTAATTGGATGTCTCTAAGAAACCGCCgtaaataatggtttttattttctaattcaagtataaaccTAAAGACAGGAATCATAAATTTTGGTAAATGTGGCCTGTGGgtaaaatagtacctaatacgCAAACATGCAGTGCCGTGGCCAAGGAGGGGTTTTGGGTGTTTAAACCCTCATTGACATTTTTTCcctttaataaatgtattatttacgtATGAAAACTGTAATAAAACTTGGTTtaattacccccccccccctcccccatttCATAATACTGGCTACTCCACTGCAAACACGTcacagtaataataaaacagaaaaaaagtataggtatagttaaattggtaaataatattataaatataatgctaaatttccatattatatacattaatgtaTTACGCTACCTGCaatattgtgtaattattacaataagtacctacctatagccaCCTAGATAATACCATTGTTCTATATATGGTACTACCCTGCATATTCTATTTGCAtgccttataaattataagtctgGAAGAAAAATAACCCCGTTAATCCAATgcgaataaattaataaataatataggtaggtacaaattaaCTCGGAACTTTATTGATGGTCTGTGACTTGTGAGGCGTGTTTTAAGTCCTAACTAGAtctaagaatttgaaaatatagagtccttaatatacttaaaatttccaaaaaacagaatttaaatatattcgttattaaaggaaaaacaTGGGGTGAGTATATGTTTAGTGATTCATTCTATATCCATGTATAATGAGACCGTAAGTGGCGTAAGtcctttataggtatattatatttatttccttATTGcctatattggtatatttatcATTGCCGTCTAGGCGTTTGTGACAaacaaaaactgtatttattttattaaaataaaataaaataaaaaaataacataataaatactatttataataattatttaaactatttaactatttaaataataatattttttgtttagagTTGCTAAAATCCATTCCAAAtcttaattataacaaaaatgctAAGCTGACGCTGCAGAAGATAGCCTTTCAACTGAATTATCCAAATTAGTTTAACACTTTAACagtgtatataaacattttttattaggtacctatacctatacttttgataaatttgaataaaattaggGATATgctaaaaaactgaaaacttgGTACTTAGTCCCCCTCCTGTACCCTCTCAATAAGACAATCACTGCAgactttattactatatacaatcGACAGCATTGATTATCAACGGTTGATAGCTCTTTCTGCAGGAGTCAAGGTGATATACTTAGCCAGTGGCGGTCTGGCCAGGTCGGggaaatttattgaaaaaatatgtcttcctataaatgtacctaaatgGAGAGGCCGTATTTTAATTAGCCGACCAAGTAATGTGTGCCTAGGCCGCTACTGCACCTCATCACTTAtaacgtaatttattttagtgttatgtacttatgtctTTGAATAAAACGGTAACTGGTCAAAATATCCATGAAcaaaatttctaaatttaaacatttatagatACCTtaacgtttttataaataaccacaaacattttgaaatatcgttatagtcaaataatttaaacaaaatataagttaaaatgtcaaataatacaTTACGCGTAGATAGAAGATTTACgctattttctaataaaattagcaatggaattaaaaaatttggaacCTATCCCTACCGCCATGATTAAATTCATCACAAGTCACAGGGGATAGATATGTTTTAGTTTTTGATTTGTGGTGGTCTTATAAGTAATGACGCAGAATTGCAGGATCACGCTgtgcaatttttatttcatcagcTGCAAATTTGCAATTAATGTCTAAATTGTTGGATGTTTGTGATTAACGCGGATGGCCGAATTAacctaaatcaatattaaatcaatttttataatatgtgtaagtaTTAGAACGCGTGTGTATTTGCGCGTCGATCCATGAGCTGAGCTTGGCagctttgataatattatatatatttttttttttattttttattcgcttttaacaaaaattaaatacatctgaacaattattactaatagtacgtatatattatattatattattactaataatacctataatctatattatattaatattattaatatgggtttattatagtattattgtatgtattttgttttggttATTTTTACCATTGGATATTTTGACCTAGATTcgaataaaaacttaatatttacgTAAGTAATCTCTGGACGCGATGTATTATAGAGTGCGTGTctgtatattgtttaatattatataatttatagtagtttgacctatatatatatataatatattataggtatacaggtatacttatatactattcAGTAGTCACTACATTAACCCCCTTtactaaaaataacaatgataatcgtctatataatatacaatcggtattaaatattatactaggaTTTTACGCGATTTCACTTAGTTCACGGTTCCATAATTGCcattgtagttaaattaaagaCGGATTTTACTTGTTACGCTTTTGTAAATCTTTTTTCTGCATTTCATTTCCTAGTCAAAtttgtgtaaaattaaataaaatacattttaaatttaaattgcttcaatcattatgattattatatatacaattcgTAGGTACCAACTCAACTATAactgatataggtatacaattcaatataatataatcaattgaataatataatatacggttgAATAACTTAACTATTTAATAGAATACATttgagtattatttaaatatttaatatgaactattacatactattttaataagtacaagTATATACTTGTACACTCTAATTGAATACATCAAaaatttctatatttaaaaagttccaatattatattaaatcttcacaataataattaatagtttaccAAAACATTACAACAATTATcgcataaaaacaaataaaatacgtaggtgcagtataaataaatatattaaaattaaacaaatttttttaaatcgttttttttttcacattgaaTGTGATGACCTGATGACGACAACAAATTGTACTACCGCGCTTACTTTTTAAgttaaacttataacttatacaacgTTATTTTCATGAGTTCAAAATTTCCATTGAATATCCAAAATAGGaccttttttaattacatataggtaggtactacacagtaatcatttatcattagttacctacctaatcaatgtttaaaaaaatcaacaatttaatttttagacatttttattggGGCTACCtaggtttttgaaaatattaatttttattgctatTGGCAATTTATTTCTACTATTTTTATGGTAGCTAATagctgttattataattaataatttgtaatctgTGAGTATTATActgccatattattatcactcaTTCTGGCTAAACTGTCAATAGTATATATGAGTAACATTAAAgcatcaattatatttaattctttAGCTTCTAGGTTTTCTGTcaagatttttgttttattcatgacatttttcataaatgataaacaaattacaaagtcAAAACTGAGAATCTTTTTAGAGAGACCTTATGCAAGAGTACATGTTTTTTTATCCATAGATTTTAAGTCTTACATATCTTGTAATGCatcaattatttgttaatatgaTATCCAAACAGCTTTAATTGATTCAGCCCTTGCAGTCCACCGGGTTTTTGATAGATTCACTTGTTCAACAAATGCATTCAATCGATGCGTTTGGCATGGAATGAATGGAATTTTGTGACCAacaatatctaataatttttgCTGAGTACCATTTATCTTACATGACATGCTACTGGCTAAATCATATGAttgaaatgcaatattatatttatatatatattatataaatattttttgttacctatttatagttcttaaatattatttactattatattagttcataataggtataataaattatatttgaattttgaaataaccataaattataataaaatcataattgcTGATTTGCCAACCGCTATATCAAAATGACAAATTTGCGAATAAaatgaaccaaaaaaaaaataaataaataaaaagaaacacatcattgtagaatcaatatatttatcgctccactcagaatctaaaaaagtatttaaaaatgttcgtattttaatttttggagaagttaaaatcaaaaaatcaaaaatgtgggaaagtcgatttcaagtagacttgacaacaaattcaaatctgtttttagaattcttatcacttcattagagcaattggtatgtttggcaaaaaacacatCTAAAATCCTACGTCgcgtgtgtgttagacaaaaacagaattcacgatatcgaatccccttaaagtGGAAGATTAAAGAAATTGTACAGCTCCGTATTATTAATCTAGACAAATttgttttccattttttaaaaatattttataaatttcaatatattaattttttaaaattcagtaCCTGAAATTACATCATATttagaaaaacaaacatttaagaATAAGAATGGGTAGATAAGGTACTATaagttgtataattatatatgacaatttatttttattgaaatataatacgattttgttgtagaataaatttgttataggtacaattattgtGTTGTGTTTTGTTGGGGGACACcccataaatacatattttttagaactaatatatgtatatcattaatatattcTGTAGCAAAGCCTCCCACTTAAATGGGTTTGGAAAATTAGCTGGACACTATCCTTGAAAAATACCTAACTAAGTACGCCACTGGTACCTACTGGGCGACTACTACCATTGATTAAATGCTACTATTACCTCCTCAGTGATACAACTGAGTAACTGATATTATCTTGTCTTACTGACAAAAAATATCGGGCCACCACTGAATAGTGAATTgtcgtaattaaatatttttgcttatgtataggtaagaatgcaaacaataaaaattatgattctgGTAATAAAATTACCTACTACTGTCTACTGCAGAAATTAAGCCATACAGTATAATATCTTATCTGAAAacgtaaatattgttttgtaattttacaataataaattggcaTTGACACTCGTGCATATTAATAGCAGATaatgttttctttatttttaagttattatgcAATTCATtgccaaattgtttttttttttttatcaacatatgcttattgtataatttaattttttacagattacatatatatatatttttcgaaatagaaaaaaaatagaaaatatttgttattgatatattatgatgtaaactAGCATAATAgcttatgtttaaaataaataaaataaaataatagtgtagagtataatagtatagtatagtagatAAGTATACTCGGAGAAATATTTCcaccatattttattaaaattatatatgcgTAGTACTACATACTAACTTTTTAATCGGGGGTATTAGACAGAAATTTTGATTGACTAAGTCCACTATTTAcgcctatgtatataattatcaggttattttattatcgcataaaaatatcaatactaaTTGTCAATTGTcactaaccaaaaaaaattcaatgctTAATGGGAgaacattatttattagaaaataaaaaccaataacaataataaaaacaaaattttcgaATAGATATcactgattaaaataattttgacacTAAATATGCTGATAGAGCTACTATAGTACAATTTATAGttgtcaaaataataacatcACGGTCAGTATATTTCCAGTCTGGCTCTACAAAACTTGTCACTTTATCTGAATTTAGCTTGAACTGtgcatttttcaacattttattttgtttttgaacttgtaacaataaatgttttatttgatcacttttatttgaatttgatgAATCCAATTTGGCATCCAACACCATTCTTTTGAATTCATTCATTTTCCATGCATTGATTACAGTACTTCCAATTATACCAATAATAGTACCTAGAATTGAGCCCACAATAGATACATATTTAGTTCTCTCCGCTTGTATTCTCTCTCGGTCATGACTATCTTTTAATGTGGTAGAGAGCATTATAAAACTATCTCTTTCCTCCTTTTCACTATAGTTAACCCGATCGATGATAACATTTTCTTGTTTTAATAAAGCATGTTCCTGTGTTACTAATTCAATGTACCTATCTTCTGATCTAGAAGTATTTAGAAGTTCATTTCGGATGTCTTTAAGTTTGTTTTGAATTGTTCTTAGTTCCACTGATACATCTCTTCTTCTATCCTGGGCATTCATAAATTGCTTTTGAGACTCCAACACTCTATCTTGGGCTACTCGAACTTCACTTAAACCAGTCACCCGTTCATACCATGAAACAACTTTATCATATTCCGGGCGATAAACTGCAAGTCGGTTATATAATTCAGCTCGTGAATTATTTGATTTAGAAAGTTTGGTTTGTGCTTTTTCCttcattatttgtaaaaatgtttctacatgctttttaaatttcatggttcaaataatattaaaccaacAAGTCACAATCTATTTGATACCCTCTGATAGGTTTTGATGGAGCAGCATACTTCTGAAAATAAGGAAATTGATTTTGAGATATTGAAATTAAACTCTACTTTAAATTGTACATtacaatgaatataaaaaacctatataaaataaaatttaaaaatatgaaaatcagtcccataattagttaatagtaaattacaatgaacattacattacatatgatttatataataaataaaatattaaatggaaAATACTGAACTACatcaatataattaaagaaaaaatgtattccaaTATAAACACATgcataaaagtaaattaattaaaactatgatagtaagtgaattatttttaaaacattataatatgtcaatttcaCATTTTATGACGGAATTTTGAGCACTCTGGGCTTCTATCTTATGATTGCTGTAAGATTTACATTGTAATAAGTACAttgtttactaaataataacttatttgattgaaatatattttttcttgtctTAACATTAGATTACATAGATTGAATGAATAAACCTTATTTCGAGAAGTAAATACTGCCACAGAAGATTTGATttgtagaatatattttgtacttagtATGGTAGTGGACAATATTAgactaattaaataacaaatatgtaGTGTGTTAACAACTTCAAATGTTTGAATGTCAGTGAATTAttcagtttataatttaatttttaaatagatttaattatCATGGGTGTGACAATTGACATATGTATTTTAGGACAATTTAGGTAcacattattgattaaatataagtcttgcttaaaacctatttataatgcatacaaaggaaataataataatatatattagtttacatacttgtttaaaataaaaactttgttATCTAATGTAGACATGTAGACATGTAGTCAAATTATAATCAACTAAAAGGAACGGCAATTTACCAGTTTGAATTTTCGACattcaaactaaataatatacattgttataACAAGTTCTAATCGTGAAGATTTTACATTGTTACTATTGCGTATTGAAGCACAGAATTGGTGActttattaaagtaattaactattaagtatgatagtatgattgtatgaactttaggattattttttatttttattttcatttcaacTATCAACTATCAAGACATCTGATTCAGAtacgatattatgatttattgtaaAAAGTCGTGTCTTACTGTCTTGTTGGTAATTGACCAATAAAATAGACTATAGTTGATTAcggttatcaaataatattttgacaagtGTGCCAACTGCTTACACCATACAATTATTGTGAtatactttttcaatttttactaaaaattattattaaatctaatttcgatatatttaatttatattaatctttAAAAAACCTATCTGCttgataaattagtttttacaaaattgttttgagatttttaagaacaaataataaaaaaaaaaaaatggagaaaGTTGATGTCGATGAAATGTGTTTGTGTTGATAAACGATTAAAATGGCCGCCGTTTCGTTTCGAGTACAACAAAAATTTGGTGCTTATtgattcgttttttaatttccaaaacaaaaattacgttaagtCTTCGTATAAATGGATCGACTTGTGGAAAAACCTTTTTGTAAGTTTTGCACTGTAAAATAAAGGACGTGAATTTACCGCTATGCTGTAGTAAGTACTgccagtgatttttttttatttgaaaatatatgttgtGAATGTTTATAATGTCCCTTGTGCTCGTGGGTATATGATAGTGAACCttgtgaaaaatattgtaataaaatcataaaatgagCAA encodes:
- the LOC132944226 gene encoding mitochondrial potassium channel-like translates to MKFKKHVETFLQIMKEKAQTKLSKSNNSRAELYNRLAVYRPEYDKVVSWYERVTGLSEVRVAQDRVLESQKQFMNAQDRRRDVSVELRTIQNKLKDIRNELLNTSRSEDRYIELVTQEHALLKQENVIIDRVNYSEKEERDSFIMLSTTLKDSHDRERIQAERTKYVSIVGSILGTIIGIIGSTVINAWKMNEFKRMVLDAKLDSSNSNKSDQIKHLLLQVQKQNKMLKNAQFKLNSDKVTSFVEPDWKYTDRDVIILTTINCTIVALSAYLVSKLF
- the LOC132945485 gene encoding alpha-tubulin N-acetyltransferase 1-like, coding for MEFKFDIKDLAEGGIAKIDHTLTPLGCEEDENLQRKVAMIIDEMGKASARAQDLKMPITTAEKLSKSDHIIYLLSEQTNEETFVIVGILKMGWKKLYLFDKKGSRSEAMVYCLLDFYIHETRQRQGYGNKLVEYMLKDNELEAKQLAIDKPSKKMLQFMQKHYSLKKLVDQGNNFVIFEEFFDTPGLTQLKDKFDSTSGYRNKPTYGRHAANKHNDSMSDILHGAGSATRLNDKYVANADIINNKFKDNKPNLVTVLPSEKDVNDTINGKKGAPPKLDLKFYHSHLW